Genomic DNA from Vanrija pseudolonga chromosome 3, complete sequence:
GAGAAGAGCCGCTGGGCGACAATCACTTGCGGCGGGCTGTACATTGCTTGTACCGCGTGTGGCATTACTGTGCGTGGTTCTGGCTTGAAGTTGCTGACAATCAGCTCTACGTCGTCTATGCGcttggcagcagcacctGATGCTCTCACCGGCTAGATCGTTGTGCTTTGTTATGGATCAACGACTCCCCGCCTGCCAGGGCGAGTCTTACTCTAACACAGTATGATCATGCATGGTATACAACTCAACTCTTCTGCACAGTATCGGTGGCTGATGGTGTCACGAGGCCGGTATGTACAACTGATCCCTCAACATCTCACTGAGGACCGTCATGCGGCTGGGCGGACTCGGCCCTCCGACGGCTTCGCTTGTTGTGATCGAGActctcctcgaccttcttgtcgtcgtcgtcgtctccgtcCTCGGAGATGGGGCGCTTCGGAGGCCTCTGAACCGATGTGTCACAAGTCGGAGCTTCGTGGTCCACGAGGAGTGGAGACAGACAGGCGTGTTTGTCCAACACCTCCATCAAACGACCCTTGCGTGCGGCCACACTCGCAAGGTACTCGTCGACCGAGTGGCGGACGATGAGGTTATAGACCTGCACTGGGCGGGTCTGTCCAATACGATGCACGCGACCAACGATCTGGTCGCGGGCGGCCTGGGTCCACGATGGGTCCAGGTTGATAAGGTGGATGTTGGCTCGAAAGAAGTTGAGGCCAGCTTGGAGGCACGGCGAAATGATGAGGACCCGCGATGGGCCATGCGGCGAGGTGTGGTCGTTGTCGGCTTGGAACGCTGTAGAGATACGGGTGCGTTCCTTGGGTGACGTGGATCCGTGCATGACAGCGGTGGGAATGCcagccttggcgaggagggccacCATCTTGGGGAGGTGAACAACCCAAGCCGAGCAGATAAGGACCTTGCGCTGCTGGGAGGCTGGAAGCCCTTGGTCGCTTTTGAAGATCTCGAGGATGATCTTGAT
This window encodes:
- the GTA gene encoding putative global transactivator, with the translated sequence MSDPQLPNGFAHGVRITLDVHRSIKPPKNIKNPQDMPEQEEPEELDVNLPTSKVDAVIKIILEIFKSDQGLPASQQRKVLICSAWVVHLPKMVALLAKAGIPTAVMHGSTSPKERTRISTAFQADNDHTSPHGPSRVLIISPCLQAGLNFFRANIHLINLDPSWTQAARDQIVGRVHRIGQTRPVQVYNLIVRHSVDEYLASVAARKGRLMEVLDKHACLSPLLVDHEAPTCDTSVQRPPKRPISEDGDDDDDKKVEESLDHNKRSRRRAESAQPHDGPQ